CCCTGTAAAGCTTCGCCAATGGCTTTTATCACTTGTCCGTCAAGTTTACACATTTCTTCAAATCGGGTAAAATCGTGGACAAATCCCAAATGGATCACTGCATCTGAAGCGGCGGCTCCGGATTTTAAGCTTTCAAAATCATTTAAATCTCCCCGGTGCGCCCTAGCTCCGGCTGCCATCAGTTTATGTGCTGATTCTTCCGAACGGGCCAATCCCAAAACCTCGTGTCCGTTGGCTAATAATTCCTGTACTACGGCAGTTCCTACAAAACCTGTAGCGCCTGTAACAAATACTTTCATTGTATATCTGATTTTTATAATGCAAAGTTGGGGTTTCGCTTCGTCACTCTTGTAGCCGAAAAGTATTTTCCTGTAGCCGAAAGGTATCGGACTGTGCAGTTTAATTAAAAGACTGCCTGAATTCCAGAGGTGATCTGTTGGTTTTCTTTTTAAAAAGGGTACTGAAGGACTGCGAATGTTCAAATCCCAGCTGGTAGGCAATCTCACTCACGGATAGTTCTGTGGTCGAAAGTTTTTCTTTGGCCTTGCTGATGAGCTTTTCGTGGATGTGCTGTTGTGTATTCTGCCCGGTATGCACCCGTAACAGGTCGCTGAGGTAATTCGGTGAAAGGTTCATGGCTTCGGCAATATGATGAACGGTCAACAGCCCTTTCTCCAAAGAATCCCTGTCAAAATAGTCATTCAGGAACTTCTCAAATTTTATCAGCAACTGATGGTTATTGTTTTTTCTGGTGATGAACTGCCTCTCGTAAAAACGGTTGGAATACTGCAGGAGCAATTCGATCTGGGATAAGATGATCTCCTGGGTATGCGGATCAATATGCTGGCATTCTTTATCGATTTTAAAAAGGATTTCGATCAGGTTGTGTTCTTCGTCTTCAGACAGATGCAAAGCTTCATTTACGGCATACGAGAAAAACCCGAAACCCGAGATGGTGTTTGCCAGAGGGTGCTTCAGCAAAAAATCTTCATGAAAGACCAACAAATATCCGGAACCGCATTCCATATTCTGCAAATCCAAATACTGGACCTGATTGGGGGCTGTAAAACTCAGAACTCCCTTATCGTAATCGTAGTGCTGCTGCCCGTATTTTATTTTTCCTGTTGCATTTCTTTTTAAGGCAACGCAGTAAAACCTGTTGACAAAGCCTTTCCAGGTATCATCCTCAAGGAAAATGCTTTCAGAGAGGTCGATAACACTTACCATGGGATGCTTCGGCTCAGGAAGCGAAAGCAATTTATGAAATGCGGAAATAGATGGAATGGTATTCATAATTTTAAACTATTAAATAAATTTTTGGGCGCCTTTTTCCGTCTTCCGCTCCCAATCTTTTGTTCGTCGTTCCTTCTCACAAAAGGATTTCCGCTCAAGTCGGGGCGCGATCGTATTCCGCCATAAAACCTAACAGGTTTTCAAAAACCTGTTAGGTTTAGTTATTCTCACCAATTAAAGTTACACATTAATAATCTAAAAGCCCCATACTGAATTCATCATAAGGCGCACCGGTATCTGTTCCTAAAGGTACGATACTTTCGAGTCTTGAAAGATCAGATTCGCTTAAAATAATGTTGCCGGCTTCAATATTCTGTTCAACATAAGTTCTGCGCTTGGTTCCCGGAATCGGTAAAATCCCTTTGCTGATGATCCAGGCCAGTGCCAGTTGCGACGGCGTAACATTCTTTTCTTTCGCAAGGCTTTCAATGGCCTGCACCAGCTCAAGATTTTTATGGAAATGCTGTTCCTGAAAACGGGGGATGCCTCTGCGGAAATCATTTTCCGGCAAATCATCAACAGAACGGATCTGCCCGGACAAAAACCCCCGCCCCAGCGGCGAGTATGCCACAAAACCGATTCCTGATTCATTTAAAGTTTTCAGAACCCCTTTTTCTTCCACAGTCCGTTCAAACAAAGAAAATTCACTTTGCACCGCCGTAATGGGGTGAACAGCGTGGGCTCTTTTTACAGTTTCTGATGATACTTCAGACAAACCGATATAGCCAACTTTTCCTTCCTTTACCAGTTCGGCCATTGCCCCTACCGTTTCTTCAATCGGGATATTTTTGTCCAGCCGGTGCATGTAATAAAGGTCGATGTAATCTGTTTTGAGGTTTTTCAGGGAACGTTCAACTGCTTTTCTGATATAATTCCTGCTTCCGTTGATGGCCCAGGTTACTTTATTTTGATCATCGATTTCCCAGCCGAATTTTGTGGCGATGATGTACTTTTCCCGATCTTTTCCCATAGCTTTTGCGATAAGCTGCTCATTTTTGAACGGGCCGTACAGATCGGCCGTGTCCAGGAAATTACCGCCAAGCTCCAAAGAGCGGTGAATGGTGGCAATGGCTTCCTGTTCATCTGCTTTGCCATACATATGGCTGTCCTCAAAGCCGGTCATCCCCATACATCCCAAACCGATATTCGGGACAG
The sequence above is a segment of the Chryseobacterium sp. JJR-5R genome. Coding sequences within it:
- a CDS encoding aldo/keto reductase, producing MDTVKLGSQGLTVPNIGLGCMGMTGFEDSHMYGKADEQEAIATIHRSLELGGNFLDTADLYGPFKNEQLIAKAMGKDREKYIIATKFGWEIDDQNKVTWAINGSRNYIRKAVERSLKNLKTDYIDLYYMHRLDKNIPIEETVGAMAELVKEGKVGYIGLSEVSSETVKRAHAVHPITAVQSEFSLFERTVEEKGVLKTLNESGIGFVAYSPLGRGFLSGQIRSVDDLPENDFRRGIPRFQEQHFHKNLELVQAIESLAKEKNVTPSQLALAWIISKGILPIPGTKRRTYVEQNIEAGNIILSESDLSRLESIVPLGTDTGAPYDEFSMGLLDY
- a CDS encoding helix-turn-helix transcriptional regulator, with translation MNTIPSISAFHKLLSLPEPKHPMVSVIDLSESIFLEDDTWKGFVNRFYCVALKRNATGKIKYGQQHYDYDKGVLSFTAPNQVQYLDLQNMECGSGYLLVFHEDFLLKHPLANTISGFGFFSYAVNEALHLSEDEEHNLIEILFKIDKECQHIDPHTQEIILSQIELLLQYSNRFYERQFITRKNNNHQLLIKFEKFLNDYFDRDSLEKGLLTVHHIAEAMNLSPNYLSDLLRVHTGQNTQQHIHEKLISKAKEKLSTTELSVSEIAYQLGFEHSQSFSTLFKKKTNRSPLEFRQSFN